In archaeon BMS3Bbin15, the following proteins share a genomic window:
- a CDS encoding putative transposase DNA-binding domain protein — protein sequence MKSGCIMHKSYKYRLYLNKEQRVALEATLDTCRHLYNTSPDSRKLQAELYQLPIEKHRIKVAKVHRHIRQQRADFHQNLSNKLVEKYDFIAFEDLKIKNMIRNHHLAKSISDVSWNMLQSFTAYKAEWAGKIVTFVNPENTSQECSSCGKIVKKNLNIKIYKCPYCGLVLDRHVNAAINILHRGLKKVGLRYTDFMPVRGLTQAPPMTKEAHGFSRG from the coding sequence ATGAAGAGTGGATGTATAATGCATAAGAGCTACAAATACAGGCTGTATCTAAACAAAGAGCAGAGAGTTGCATTAGAGGCGACTCTGGATACATGCAGGCATTTGTATAACACTTCTCCTGATAGCAGGAAATTACAGGCAGAACTGTACCAACTGCCTATAGAAAAACATAGGATTAAAGTGGCTAAGGTTCACAGACATATTAGACAGCAAAGGGCAGATTTTCATCAAAACCTTAGCAATAAGCTGGTAGAGAAATATGATTTTATAGCTTTTGAAGATTTGAAGATAAAGAACATGATTAGAAATCATCATTTAGCTAAATCCATATCGGACGTATCCTGGAATATGTTACAATCGTTTACTGCGTACAAGGCGGAGTGGGCTGGTAAAATAGTAACCTTTGTAAACCCTGAAAACACGTCTCAAGAATGTTCCTCTTGTGGTAAAATAGTCAAGAAAAACCTCAATATTAAAATATACAAATGCCCTTATTGTGGGTTGGTTCTTGATAGGCATGTTAATGCTGCCATAAATATATTACACAGAGGATTGAAAAAAGTAGGGTTGAGATACACCGATTTTATGCCTGTTCGAGGTCTAACACAAGCTCCACCTATGACTAAGGAAGCACACGGCTTTAGCCGTGGATAG